Proteins from a single region of Aureibacter tunicatorum:
- a CDS encoding DUF5018 domain-containing protein, whose protein sequence is MRKKSTREKLLLLSWAMMILSCFSVKAENHHKDHTETHCAHTIEIRHGNGQKGLFRAISEYGQLYLIDSRGYSLLNINGYLQYAAKANGRLIPSGQKYDNGLPPIGINKHLSPDPREIDIQEKQFKIEQDKIGDPLRTKNASVPSKGNLRVPVFMVGFNNYGFGSNQHDGQTMRVNYDITQGDGNNPLGGGDPYRAFEILFNGNSYIPDDNPGDGYMTVKDYYRNASYGQLNLQFNLATYSPVRASQSHTAYGDQNGEGPTFDLVHEAISKSLPGNLGNPSQYDSDGDGFIDGVVIMHAGPGASQQGDGQYVWPRRNSIEYNSNPEKGIVVVNNSNTQIKYVYNNNGQREYRNPRIYDLEKRPGGGLQLKNDPSNWPAQVWVYSDYCIQSESQFYWDDNGDKKQSMVGIGNIVHEFGHLLGMPDIYHKEKFTLGVWDIMAGGAWVAGQYFPTDFSVYTKAALGWITPQELYKDDDGTYTLPPSTDNKSNYYQINTRYGQDYFILENRVKKKNDLFIPAEGMLIWHLQERLADISNRYNYTPNGAPGFDFDGVDIEEADGTQDGDTQDTDTWPGLLGKTEFGPNTIPNSNSNYEGKPETGVRIYDIKELADGSIEFKLQHDETEDQEPKYCQTKSQFGNELGISQVTFGQLNNPSPWKGTYHYDAYQEAVVDKSDELELEIFVDGKIKQDYQDIDTEIGVKAFIDWNADGDFNDNGETVLAEAALLKDKKRYTTKITVPANLKHGSKRYLRVVTYSLNYTYNDWTYTLDDVEACGLSTKFKEGEAEDYRIVFMDENQVDVPSKPTNLQAFKVAENVEQARLTWEDNTDGEIRFDIYATDFTGLRYEKIDEAPANTTEKILNNLIPGNTYYFKVQAIVDPINSPLSDAAELTLDKGEPKDYYWVENGGEWGDLSHWATASGGSVKHERMPSRHDNIIFDENSFTKTQQSIIFTENFEAANIDMMKVTNRPEFTVVDENLAITVYGDLKIPKNVFGKWGKLYLKSENTVDDPAELIFESDEIFYEKVFFDAPSETGAWKLAGDFYGQIGILNKGILSFGDHYMRMFQEFQVSKTTNKKTLNLDDGEIETGYWNLPGYWDNPEALTFTQKNSTITVSTYELPQPGSIYQHDSRFNGGDRTYNRVAFKTSDLRLSIDYDEVRPILLYGNNTYNELKFHPGAIVSIGGGSAQTFEKITAIGVPEKPIKFLGQSKVDFINTGPNQVHVNYCHIKSINAVDQYDPNRCFKATNSVTLDTNWNWCTLLRENYLTVYPRYHRDIYVDDIIEDISSTDTENIDGVLEPKGLFRQNAITGGDLHFKIIEGNDFARLEGRKLIAEAPGLVRISVHSEGRGYGPSDPFNDLYVVILDRNQPNKFINFMEAKHVIGDDNFCIDGANNYPNGPEPSRSKTPIPTSVKVSTGGLVAVAAQNANRVMIWKRGPGVDNNNPALGDADYILGQKKWNEDRIPSVQDFGTYTNGPGNIAFSRDGNMLAVADRGGNRVLIYKNIYKAMEKADQRKANGEDPYITVEDADIVLGRSSFGLAQDYEIDKYPTGPAVFNDPHGMAFTEDGKFIVCDAGNNRVLIWNDVPEDHFMDADIVVGQPNMYSDQSGTTATTLWTPSSVAITRDGKMVIADPGNTRVLIYNRVPTSNGAKADIVLGQKSFFDRSWGISNREFSWPYGVAIDSENRLAISEYGNNRIVIYNDLPTTNYAPFDVVLGQPDFYTNKKYEDLSKDGLSSCSTYGKNGLSYQKRIILDPFEPSFDAAGRLYAAGWKSSQVKVYGAEAYKGDLRIEMETDNAKPAIGEEFNVTLKLTHVSGDHDAHNVRVNFILDQGLELVEAPTASSGDYDTELNQWRFDVLAKNANETLNVKVRLREGSENEEICMNANIISSLLDTNPDDNKAQICLNYKERIDIIVEDRINRTYCDPHSFNVYAETVPANLPIRYELQFQGEPTAEIKGNRVTILKPGSFSIRYIFEGTDRFKEKETSTLVAIDKCSLDIVMKWPQNGKTYSRGTSKKIEYAIANKLPDEFKDIDIKVIPDNWDAANLAAAEFDPETEILTFKQTSNHLCLRWKLQEQTIRDLAPYFKIDRTYFDTCVEVINGEVKERKIVFEPAMQTTYNSLDDIVFTGKTTPVYDYWSLTYTRDGSNIPSVVEDNTVSYKILQGEGEIVPTGNTYNVRIPQANGNAKIPEFKITGLKPGKYVIEATSEFIYVDGVPHEGAIELIEFEILREDLDKTAIITDFNIPDFQIGDEKIDQDAGTITVDVTSDFIGKFIPEITWEGNTIESSIGIQVDASSSNVVYTVTADDDDITKDYEIIINREPRCKIVVESINVEGIDYPVDSENTFVAAVVSSDIDLSNLRIFVNVPNQYLDVATITPTPSKHDFTKGFVDFVVGSKECNETTTYKVTVTHDQPDAAEILSADVNGVATVIAGNQIGVTLPAGSDLSNVIFENVIWKKPNKNPEITSHTDIGDGKYQITLDGNNQAIIKTQAGNKKVNYTLTVFVATEEGNPEITAFSLTDQASSSVNQATSTIDIIMPHGSDISNLEIESIILADPSSTTSLMVGNTYDFTNGHTLTVTATGDVQKVYTINVTIEEDTRSVAKDIISYTIDGIAGTVDANAKTVTVELPYSSAVDLSAVMPTIIISDLATISPEDQTVVDFSAGSIIYTVTAENESTQEWTVTVTKATDERSVAKDIISYTVDGIAGTVDANAKTVTVELPYSSAVDLSAVTPTITISDLATISPADQTVVDFSTGSVVYTVTAENESSQEWTVTVTKATDERSVAKDIISYTVDGIAGTVDANAKTVTVELPYSSAVDLSAVTPTITISDLATISPADQTVVDFSTGSVVYTVTAENESSQDWTVTVTKAADGRSVAKDIISYTVDGIAGTVDANAKTVTVELPYSSAVDLSAVTPTITISDLATISPADQTVVDFSAGSVIYTVTAENESSQEWTVTVTKATDERSVAKDIISYTVDGIAGTVDANAKTVTVELPYSSAVDLSAVTPTITISDLATISPADQTVVDFSTGSVVYTVTAENESSQEWTVTVTKATDERSVAKNIISYTVDGIAGTVDANAKTVTLELPYSSTVDLSAVTPTITISDLATISPADQTVVDFSTGSVVYTVTAENESSQDWTVTVYKKERITPTLTVSPSPISVIVGQTVDLNIETESTGTIHYEFEDATLAEIEGQNTLKGLKIGNTQMTIQIDETDDYLSTSISVEVNVIEAPKDARILSVEFYNEVSATINEDAKAIQVELYSFVELSNVSIKSILLTSGAELIAPSDINTIDFSNGVVDFIVKNGSTENIYKVKASNRPIIGLEIDEVAMTGQISSTFDGDRTFDVVISDSEFLSSIAVEDIKFKGSSVVFERSHPRIGQLWDYSNDGKLTIYNELGEQATYFINVRYAEDNSGNSDINIGGIEVNDESATVDNSDRTINVTLPEDEAGTVTITSIDLPDGVELVSPTLGTEVKYVPGKGGVDVVLRNQDGESVVYKLLVNGDDLQTGLGEFDEIELKVYPNPSAGRFSIDFGKHLDANIRVIDVAGAELYRSEASDSYIKMNLSHLPAGAYHVIVSDSYGNSETVKIIIVK, encoded by the coding sequence ATGAGAAAAAAAAGTACCAGAGAAAAATTACTCTTGCTCAGTTGGGCAATGATGATTCTTTCTTGTTTCTCAGTCAAAGCTGAGAATCATCATAAGGATCACACAGAAACACATTGTGCTCATACCATTGAAATAAGACATGGAAATGGTCAAAAGGGGCTATTTAGAGCCATAAGTGAATATGGTCAATTATATCTAATTGACAGTAGAGGATATTCACTTTTGAACATCAATGGTTATTTGCAATATGCTGCCAAAGCCAATGGCAGGTTGATTCCTTCAGGCCAAAAATACGATAATGGTCTACCTCCGATAGGGATAAACAAACATTTATCACCCGATCCAAGAGAAATCGATATTCAGGAAAAGCAATTTAAGATCGAACAAGATAAGATTGGAGACCCTCTAAGAACGAAGAACGCTTCTGTTCCTTCCAAAGGAAACCTTAGAGTTCCTGTTTTTATGGTTGGCTTCAATAACTATGGCTTTGGAAGTAACCAACATGATGGTCAAACTATGAGAGTGAATTACGACATTACTCAAGGTGATGGCAATAATCCACTTGGTGGTGGAGATCCTTATAGAGCTTTTGAAATTTTATTTAACGGGAATTCATATATACCTGATGATAATCCTGGCGATGGATATATGACTGTAAAGGATTATTATAGAAATGCTTCTTATGGCCAGCTGAATTTACAATTTAATCTCGCGACATACAGTCCGGTAAGAGCCAGTCAAAGCCATACAGCATATGGTGATCAAAATGGAGAAGGTCCAACGTTTGATTTAGTGCACGAAGCAATTAGCAAATCTTTACCAGGCAACTTAGGCAATCCTTCTCAGTATGATAGTGATGGAGATGGTTTTATTGATGGTGTTGTGATAATGCACGCAGGGCCTGGCGCCTCCCAGCAGGGCGATGGTCAATATGTTTGGCCAAGAAGAAATAGTATTGAGTACAATTCGAACCCTGAAAAAGGCATTGTTGTAGTGAATAATAGCAACACGCAGATAAAATATGTTTACAACAATAATGGCCAACGGGAGTATAGAAATCCTAGAATTTATGATTTAGAAAAAAGACCAGGTGGTGGCCTTCAGTTAAAGAATGATCCTAGTAATTGGCCTGCTCAAGTTTGGGTTTACAGTGATTATTGTATTCAATCTGAATCACAATTTTATTGGGATGATAATGGGGATAAGAAGCAGTCCATGGTGGGTATCGGCAATATTGTTCATGAGTTTGGACACTTATTGGGCATGCCGGATATTTACCATAAGGAGAAGTTTACATTAGGTGTTTGGGATATTATGGCCGGTGGTGCATGGGTAGCTGGTCAGTACTTTCCTACAGACTTTAGTGTTTACACCAAGGCTGCCTTAGGCTGGATTACTCCTCAAGAACTATATAAGGATGATGATGGAACTTATACATTGCCGCCAAGTACTGATAATAAATCTAATTATTACCAAATAAACACAAGGTATGGTCAGGATTATTTTATTCTTGAAAATAGAGTAAAAAAGAAAAATGATCTTTTTATACCGGCAGAAGGCATGTTAATCTGGCATTTGCAGGAAAGGCTAGCTGATATTAGTAATAGATACAATTACACGCCAAATGGAGCACCAGGGTTTGATTTTGATGGAGTTGATATAGAAGAAGCTGATGGCACTCAAGATGGCGATACTCAAGACACTGATACTTGGCCAGGTTTGTTAGGAAAGACTGAATTTGGACCAAATACTATTCCAAATTCAAATTCAAACTATGAAGGAAAGCCGGAAACTGGTGTGCGTATATATGACATTAAAGAACTTGCTGACGGAAGTATTGAGTTTAAACTACAACATGATGAGACAGAAGATCAAGAACCCAAATATTGTCAGACTAAATCACAATTTGGGAATGAATTAGGTATATCCCAAGTAACATTTGGACAGTTAAACAATCCATCTCCTTGGAAGGGAACCTATCATTATGATGCTTATCAAGAAGCTGTTGTAGATAAGTCAGATGAGCTTGAATTGGAAATTTTTGTAGACGGTAAAATCAAGCAAGATTATCAAGATATTGATACGGAAATAGGAGTTAAAGCTTTTATTGATTGGAATGCTGATGGGGATTTTAATGATAACGGAGAAACTGTTTTAGCTGAAGCTGCTTTATTAAAAGATAAGAAGAGGTATACAACAAAGATAACTGTACCAGCTAATCTTAAGCATGGCTCTAAGCGCTACTTAAGAGTTGTGACATATTCTCTGAACTATACATATAATGATTGGACATACACGTTGGATGATGTTGAGGCTTGTGGACTTTCAACTAAATTCAAAGAAGGAGAAGCAGAAGATTACAGAATAGTTTTCATGGATGAGAATCAAGTTGATGTACCATCCAAGCCTACTAATCTTCAAGCATTTAAAGTTGCTGAGAATGTAGAGCAAGCTAGATTAACTTGGGAAGATAATACAGATGGAGAAATAAGATTTGATATTTATGCGACTGACTTTACTGGCCTGAGATATGAAAAAATAGATGAAGCTCCGGCAAATACAACGGAGAAAATTTTAAACAACCTTATCCCAGGAAATACTTACTATTTCAAAGTTCAGGCTATTGTAGATCCTATTAATTCTCCATTATCAGATGCGGCTGAGTTGACGCTGGATAAAGGCGAGCCAAAAGATTATTATTGGGTGGAAAATGGCGGTGAATGGGGAGACCTTTCTCATTGGGCAACTGCTTCCGGTGGTTCTGTTAAGCATGAAAGAATGCCTTCTAGACATGACAATATCATTTTTGATGAAAATTCATTTACTAAGACGCAACAGTCAATCATATTTACTGAGAATTTTGAAGCAGCGAATATTGATATGATGAAAGTAACGAATCGCCCAGAGTTTACTGTGGTTGATGAAAACTTGGCAATTACTGTATATGGAGATTTAAAAATTCCTAAAAATGTCTTTGGTAAATGGGGTAAATTATACCTTAAATCTGAGAATACTGTTGACGATCCCGCAGAGCTTATATTCGAATCTGACGAGATTTTCTATGAGAAAGTTTTCTTTGATGCTCCATCAGAAACAGGTGCATGGAAACTTGCTGGTGATTTTTATGGACAAATAGGTATACTAAACAAAGGCATCCTTTCTTTTGGTGATCATTACATGAGAATGTTCCAAGAATTTCAGGTTTCAAAAACGACTAATAAGAAAACATTAAATCTTGATGATGGTGAAATTGAAACGGGATATTGGAACTTACCAGGGTATTGGGACAACCCAGAGGCATTAACATTTACTCAAAAGAACTCTACGATTACTGTTTCTACTTATGAGTTGCCTCAACCAGGTAGTATATACCAGCATGATTCTAGATTTAATGGTGGAGATAGAACTTATAATAGAGTTGCTTTTAAAACGAGTGATTTACGCTTAAGTATCGATTACGATGAAGTTAGACCTATTTTATTATATGGTAATAATACTTATAATGAATTGAAATTCCATCCTGGTGCTATCGTTTCTATAGGAGGTGGTAGTGCGCAAACTTTTGAAAAGATTACAGCAATAGGTGTACCCGAAAAACCAATAAAATTTTTAGGTCAGAGTAAAGTGGATTTTATCAACACCGGTCCTAATCAAGTTCATGTCAATTATTGCCATATTAAGAGTATTAATGCAGTTGATCAGTATGATCCAAATAGATGTTTTAAGGCGACTAATTCCGTAACATTAGACACAAATTGGAATTGGTGTACATTATTACGTGAAAATTATTTGACAGTTTATCCAAGATATCATAGAGACATTTATGTGGATGATATTATTGAAGATATTTCAAGTACAGATACAGAAAATATAGATGGAGTTTTAGAACCTAAAGGATTGTTTAGACAAAATGCGATTACTGGAGGAGATCTTCATTTTAAAATTATAGAAGGTAATGATTTTGCAAGACTTGAAGGTAGAAAGCTTATTGCTGAAGCCCCTGGCTTGGTTAGAATTTCAGTGCACTCTGAAGGAAGAGGTTACGGTCCATCTGATCCGTTTAATGATTTATATGTTGTAATTCTTGATAGAAATCAGCCGAATAAATTCATCAATTTCATGGAAGCGAAGCATGTGATTGGTGATGATAATTTCTGTATAGATGGCGCAAATAATTATCCTAATGGACCTGAACCCTCAAGAAGCAAAACACCTATTCCGACTTCAGTAAAGGTAAGTACTGGTGGGTTAGTAGCTGTTGCTGCTCAGAATGCGAACAGAGTGATGATTTGGAAAAGAGGTCCTGGGGTTGATAATAATAATCCTGCATTAGGCGATGCTGATTATATACTAGGTCAAAAGAAATGGAATGAAGACAGAATACCGTCTGTTCAGGATTTTGGGACATACACCAATGGACCTGGCAATATCGCCTTCTCTAGAGATGGAAATATGCTTGCTGTAGCTGATAGAGGTGGAAATAGAGTTCTTATCTACAAAAACATCTATAAGGCTATGGAAAAAGCTGATCAACGCAAAGCAAATGGAGAGGATCCATATATTACCGTTGAGGATGCGGATATCGTACTTGGCCGTTCGTCATTTGGATTGGCACAAGATTATGAAATAGATAAATATCCAACAGGCCCAGCAGTCTTTAACGACCCACACGGCATGGCATTTACTGAAGATGGAAAGTTCATTGTATGTGATGCAGGAAACAACCGTGTGCTTATTTGGAATGATGTACCTGAAGACCATTTCATGGATGCTGATATTGTTGTTGGCCAACCTAATATGTATTCAGATCAATCAGGGACTACAGCCACAACTTTATGGACGCCTTCTTCAGTCGCTATCACCAGAGACGGAAAAATGGTCATAGCTGACCCTGGCAATACAAGAGTTTTGATTTATAACAGAGTGCCTACGTCCAATGGAGCAAAAGCTGATATCGTGCTTGGCCAAAAGAGTTTCTTTGACAGAAGCTGGGGTATTAGCAATAGGGAATTTTCTTGGCCATATGGAGTCGCAATAGATTCTGAAAACAGACTTGCGATTTCTGAATATGGAAATAATAGAATAGTTATCTACAATGATTTGCCTACAACAAACTACGCTCCTTTTGATGTAGTATTAGGTCAGCCTGATTTTTATACCAATAAGAAATATGAAGATTTAAGCAAGGATGGTTTATCTAGTTGTAGCACTTATGGGAAGAATGGTCTTTCTTATCAAAAGAGAATAATACTCGATCCATTTGAGCCCTCATTTGATGCTGCCGGCAGACTATACGCTGCTGGATGGAAATCAAGTCAGGTTAAAGTATATGGAGCAGAAGCTTATAAAGGCGACTTAAGAATCGAGATGGAAACAGACAACGCTAAGCCTGCAATAGGTGAAGAGTTCAATGTTACATTGAAATTAACGCATGTTAGTGGCGATCATGATGCGCATAATGTGAGAGTCAACTTTATTCTTGACCAAGGACTTGAATTAGTAGAAGCGCCAACAGCAAGTTCTGGAGATTATGATACTGAACTAAATCAGTGGAGATTTGATGTTCTAGCTAAAAATGCGAATGAAACACTAAACGTAAAAGTTCGATTGAGAGAAGGCTCTGAGAATGAGGAGATTTGCATGAACGCAAATATTATCTCTAGTTTGTTGGATACAAACCCAGACGATAATAAGGCACAAATATGTTTGAACTATAAGGAGAGAATTGACATTATTGTTGAAGATCGAATAAATAGAACATATTGCGACCCTCATTCTTTCAATGTATATGCAGAAACAGTACCTGCTAATCTACCTATCAGATATGAACTTCAATTTCAAGGAGAGCCAACCGCAGAAATCAAAGGAAATAGAGTTACAATATTGAAACCAGGTAGTTTTAGCATTAGATATATTTTTGAAGGAACAGATCGTTTTAAAGAGAAGGAAACATCCACGCTTGTAGCTATTGACAAATGTAGCCTAGATATAGTGATGAAATGGCCTCAAAATGGTAAAACGTATTCAAGAGGCACATCCAAGAAAATCGAATATGCAATTGCAAATAAACTTCCTGATGAGTTTAAGGATATTGATATAAAGGTAATTCCTGATAATTGGGATGCAGCAAATTTAGCCGCAGCAGAATTTGATCCCGAAACTGAAATATTGACCTTTAAGCAAACTTCGAATCATTTATGCTTAAGATGGAAATTGCAAGAGCAAACGATCAGAGACCTAGCTCCATACTTTAAAATAGATAGAACGTATTTTGATACTTGTGTTGAAGTAATTAATGGAGAAGTTAAAGAAAGAAAGATTGTTTTTGAACCTGCGATGCAGACAACCTATAATTCATTGGATGATATTGTATTCACAGGCAAAACTACACCTGTATATGATTATTGGAGTTTGACTTACACTAGGGATGGAAGTAATATTCCTTCAGTTGTCGAGGACAATACTGTTTCATACAAAATACTTCAAGGCGAAGGTGAAATAGTTCCAACAGGAAATACATACAATGTTAGGATCCCTCAAGCAAATGGAAATGCAAAAATTCCTGAATTTAAGATTACAGGTTTAAAGCCAGGGAAATATGTAATTGAAGCAACGTCTGAGTTTATTTATGTTGATGGAGTTCCACATGAAGGAGCTATTGAGCTTATTGAGTTCGAAATTCTTCGTGAAGACCTAGATAAAACTGCTATCATCACTGATTTCAATATACCTGATTTTCAAATTGGAGATGAAAAAATTGATCAAGATGCTGGTACTATTACAGTAGATGTTACAAGCGACTTTATAGGCAAGTTTATCCCAGAAATAACATGGGAAGGTAACACTATAGAATCGTCAATAGGTATTCAAGTTGATGCTTCAAGTTCAAATGTAGTCTATACGGTTACCGCGGATGATGATGATATCACAAAGGACTATGAAATTATCATTAATAGAGAGCCAAGATGTAAAATTGTAGTAGAAAGTATAAATGTTGAAGGGATTGATTATCCTGTAGATAGTGAGAATACATTTGTTGCAGCTGTTGTTTCATCTGACATTGATCTAAGTAATTTAAGAATATTTGTAAATGTTCCTAATCAGTATCTAGATGTTGCGACTATTACACCAACGCCAAGTAAACATGATTTTACAAAAGGTTTTGTGGACTTTGTTGTTGGGTCAAAAGAATGTAATGAAACTACTACATATAAAGTAACTGTTACTCATGATCAACCGGATGCTGCAGAGATATTATCAGCTGATGTAAATGGAGTAGCTACTGTAATTGCGGGTAATCAAATAGGTGTTACTTTACCTGCTGGTTCAGATTTATCTAATGTTATATTTGAAAATGTAATCTGGAAAAAACCAAATAAAAATCCAGAAATCACAAGTCATACAGATATTGGAGATGGCAAATATCAAATAACTCTAGATGGGAACAATCAAGCAATAATAAAAACCCAAGCAGGTAATAAAAAAGTCAATTATACTTTAACGGTGTTTGTTGCTACTGAAGAAGGGAATCCAGAGATTACAGCATTTAGTTTAACAGATCAAGCATCCTCATCTGTAAATCAAGCAACAAGTACTATTGATATTATTATGCCTCATGGATCGGATATTAGCAATTTAGAAATAGAGAGTATAATTTTGGCCGATCCTTCATCAACTACTTCCTTGATGGTTGGAAACACTTATGACTTCACCAATGGCCATACTCTAACAGTAACCGCTACTGGTGATGTCCAGAAAGTTTATACGATTAATGTTACTATTGAAGAAGATACGCGCAGCGTGGCTAAAGACATCATCTCTTATACTATAGATGGAATAGCTGGAACTGTAGATGCAAATGCCAAAACAGTTACTGTAGAATTGCCATACAGCAGCGCAGTTGATTTGTCAGCAGTAATGCCAACTATTATAATTTCTGATTTAGCGACAATATCACCGGAAGATCAAACGGTAGTTGACTTCTCTGCAGGTTCTATCATTTATACTGTAACAGCTGAGAATGAAAGCACGCAAGAATGGACGGTAACAGTTACTAAAGCCACAGATGAGCGAAGTGTAGCTAAAGATATCATCTCCTATACTGTAGATGGAATAGCTGGAACTGTAGATGCAAATGCCAAAACAGTTACTGTAGAGTTGCCATACAGCAGCGCAGTTGACTTGTCAGCCGTGACGCCAACGATTACGATTTCTGACTTAGCTACGATCTCACCAGCAGATCAAACAGTAGTTGACTTCTCTACAGGTTCAGTAGTTTATACAGTAACAGCAGAGAACGAAAGCTCGCAAGAATGGACAGTAACAGTAACTAAGGCCACGGATGAGCGCAGCGTAGCTAAAGACATCATCTCCTATACTGTAGATGGAATAGCTGGAACTGTAGATGCAAATGCCAAAACAGTTACTGTAGAGTTGCCATACAGCAGCGCAGTTGACTTGTCAGCCGTGACGCCAACGATTACGATTTCTGACTTAGCTACGATCTCACCAGCAGATCAAACAGTAGTTGACTTCTCTACAGGTTCAGTAGTTTATACAGTAACAGCAGAGAACGAAAGCTCGCAAGATTGGACAGTAACGGTAACTAAGGCAGCAGATGGTCGCAGTGTAGCTAAAGACATCATCTCCTATACTGTAGATGGAATAGCTGGAACTGTAGATGCAAATGCCAAAACAGTTACTGTAGAGTTGCCATACAGCAGCGCAGTTGACTTGTCAGCAGTAACGCCAACGATTACGATTTCTGACTTAGCTACGATCTCACCAGCAGATCAAACGGTAGTTGACTTCTCTGCAGGTTCTGTCATTTATACTGTAACAGCTGAGAATGAAAGCTCGCAAGAATGGACAGTAACAGTTACTAAAGCTACAGATGAGCGAAGTGTAGCTAAAGATATCATCTCCTATACTGTAGATGGAATAGCTGGAACTGTAGATGCAAATGCCAAAACAGTTACTGTAGAGTTACCATACAGCAGCGCAGTTGACTTGTCAGCCGTGACGCCAACGATTACGATTTCTGACTTAGCTACGATCTCACCAGCAGATCAAACAGTAGTTGACTTCTCTACAGGTTCAGTAGTTTACACTGTAACAGCTGAGAATGAAAGCTCGCAAGAATGGACGGTAACAGTAACTAAGGCCACGGATGAGCGCAGCGTAGCTAAAAACATCATCTCCTATACTGTAGATGGAATAGCTGGAACTGTAGACGCAAATGCCAAAACAGTTACTTTAGAATTACCTTACAGCAGCACAGTTGACTTGTCAGCAGTAACGCCAACAATTACGATTTCTGACTTAGCTACGATCTCACCAGCAGATCAAACAGTAGTTGACTTCTCTACAGGTTCAGTAGTTTATACAGTAACAGCAGAGAATGAAAGCTCGCAAGATTGGACGGTAACAGTTTATAAGAAGGAAAGAATAACTCCTACTTTGACTGTATCTCCAAGTCCAATCAGCGTGATAGTTGGTCAAACGGTTGACTTGAATATCGAAACTGAAAGTACAGGAACTATTCATTATGAATTTGAGGATGCCACATTGGCTGAAATAGAAGGTCAAAATACCTTAAAAGGGCTGAAAATAGGCAATACTCAAATGACTATCCAAATAGATGAAACAGATGATTATTTATCGACAAGCATCTCAGTTGAAGTAAATGTAATTGAAGCTCCAAAAGACGCTAGAATCTTAAGTGTAGAATTCTACAATGAAGTAAGCGCTACAATCAATGAAGATGCTAAGGCTATTCAAGTAGAGCTTTACAGCTTTGTCGAGTTGAGCAATGTTTCCATCAAGTCAATTTTATTGACATCAGGTGCAGAGCTGATTGCTCCTTCGGATATCAACACTATAGACTTCTCTAATGGGGTAGTTGACTTTATTGTAAAAAATGGATCTACGGAGAACATATATAAAGTAAAAGCTTCTAATAGACCAATTATAGGTCTTGAAATAGATGAAGTTGCTATGACCGGACAAATTTCATCTACATTTGATGGTGATAGAACGTTCGATGTTGTGATTAGCGATAGCGAATTCTTATCATCAATTGCAGTTGAGGATATCAAATTTAAAGGCAGCTCGGTTGTATTTGAAAGATCTCATCCAAGAATTGGCCAGCTTTGGGATTATTCAAATGATGGAAAGCTTACTATCTATAATGAATTGGGTGAGCAAGCGACATATTTTATCAATGTTAGATATGCTGAAGACAATTCAGGAAATTCGGATATCAACATTGGAGGAATTGAAGTTAATGATGAGTCAGCAACCGTTGATAATTCAGATAGAACAATCAATGTAACATTGCCTGAAGATGAAGCGGGTACAGTAACGATTACTTCAATTGATTTGCCGGATGGCGTTGAGCTTGTTAGCCCAACATTAGGCACAGAAGTAAAATATGTACCAGGCAAAGGCGGAGTTGATGTAGTATTGAGAAATCAAGATGGTGAAAGCGTAGTGTATAAGCTTTTGGTTAATGGAGATGATTTGCAGACAGGATTAGGTGAGTTTGATGAAATCGAGCTTAAGGTTTATCCAAATCCATCGGCAGGCAGATTCTCTATCGACTTTGGCAAGCACTTGGATGCGAACATCAGAGTAATAGATGTTGCTGGAGCAGAACTTTACAGAAGCGAAGCTAGCGACTCTTACATCAAGATGAACTTGAGTCACTTGCCGGCTGGCGCTTATCATGTGATAGTTTCGGATAGCTATGGAAATAGCGAAACTGTTAAAATTATTATTGTGAAATAG